One window from the genome of Metabacillus flavus encodes:
- a CDS encoding peptidyl-prolyl cis-trans isomerase: MMDIIQISGKVKFPIAIDPSVWIFDDRKADLASFFSKTEESQNEQEEYTKQISKHWDREIKEGNEAPSEPVKNTFKKQELVNGTFGIRFAPFLSNAELDKTASAVQIIGEEDIVVLSLEKAGELIAAFSENGKPLKEDGPMHLYYGDGSNRDRPIKAVREIIVL, from the coding sequence ATGATGGATATCATCCAAATTTCAGGAAAGGTAAAGTTCCCGATCGCCATAGACCCAAGCGTCTGGATTTTTGACGACCGTAAAGCAGACCTTGCCAGTTTTTTCTCAAAAACAGAAGAAAGCCAAAATGAACAAGAAGAATATACTAAACAAATTTCAAAGCATTGGGACCGGGAGATAAAAGAAGGCAACGAAGCTCCTTCAGAACCTGTAAAAAACACCTTTAAGAAGCAGGAGCTTGTGAACGGAACATTCGGAATCCGCTTCGCTCCCTTTTTATCCAATGCCGAACTGGACAAGACTGCTTCAGCGGTTCAAATAATCGGTGAAGAAGATATTGTTGTTTTATCTTTAGAAAAAGCCGGGGAACTGATTGCTGCATTCAGTGAGAATGGAAAACCGCTTAAGGAAGACGGCCCCATGCATTTGTATTATGGAGACGGTTCTAACCGTGACCGCCCAATCAAAGCAGTCCGTGAAATAATCGTATTGTAA
- a CDS encoding YlaN family protein, with protein sequence MASEIAIDHREKALALLKADADKIMKLIKVQMDNLTMPQCPLYEEVLDTQMFGLSREIDFAVRLGLVFEHEGKVLLDSLERELSVLHEAFTKK encoded by the coding sequence TTGGCTTCTGAGATTGCGATTGATCATCGTGAAAAGGCGCTTGCATTATTGAAGGCTGACGCTGATAAAATCATGAAATTGATCAAGGTTCAGATGGACAATTTAACCATGCCCCAATGCCCTCTTTATGAAGAGGTTTTAGATACACAAATGTTTGGCTTATCCAGAGAAATTGACTTCGCCGTTCGCCTTGGACTAGTGTTTGAGCATGAAGGAAAAGTTTTGCTGGATTCCCTTGAACGTGAGTTATCTGTTCTGCATGAGGCATTTACGAAAAAATAA
- the ftsW gene encoding putative lipid II flippase FtsW: MIKKILKSYDYTLIFSVFLLCVFGLVMVYSSSMISAVTRFNSDSAYFFNKQLIFVCIGAVAFLIAAVIPYRILLTKKLLKSIMFISVGLLLILFVYGHTAGNAKSWIKIAGFTMQPAEFVKLSVIIYLAAVYEKKQAYINNFKKAVMPPLFFTTIICGLIVIQPDLGTAMIIALIMMTMVFSSGMNWKSIIGLALLALLFLALISPLILLNSDRFITEERVSRFEGFTDPFGTEKDAGYHLANSLYAIGSGGITGLGLGNSVQKYGYLPESHTDFIMSIVAEELGIFGVLFVLSLLGVLIFKGFYIARKCEDAFGTLLAIGISSMIAIQAGINLGGMTGLIPITGVTLPFISYGGSSMLVLMISAGLLVNVSMFTNYREGYKSDAEKSVSKKREQNIQKPVQNKM; encoded by the coding sequence ATGATTAAAAAAATCCTAAAATCATATGATTATACTCTGATTTTTTCTGTATTTCTGCTTTGTGTGTTTGGTCTTGTCATGGTATACAGTTCCAGCATGATCTCAGCCGTTACCAGATTTAATTCAGACAGTGCTTATTTTTTTAACAAACAGCTTATTTTTGTCTGCATTGGTGCGGTCGCGTTTCTTATAGCCGCAGTGATTCCATACCGGATCTTACTCACTAAAAAACTGCTGAAAAGCATTATGTTTATTTCAGTGGGACTTCTTTTGATTCTATTCGTCTATGGACATACAGCCGGCAACGCAAAGAGCTGGATAAAAATTGCCGGTTTCACCATGCAGCCTGCAGAGTTTGTAAAGCTGAGTGTGATCATCTATCTTGCGGCGGTTTATGAAAAAAAACAGGCATACATAAACAACTTTAAGAAGGCGGTTATGCCCCCGCTGTTTTTTACAACAATTATTTGCGGATTAATTGTGATTCAGCCCGATCTGGGGACGGCTATGATTATCGCCCTGATCATGATGACCATGGTATTTTCTTCCGGTATGAACTGGAAAAGCATCATTGGTTTAGCTCTTTTGGCTCTTCTTTTCCTGGCATTGATCAGTCCGTTGATTCTCTTAAATTCGGACAGGTTTATTACTGAAGAGCGTGTTTCCAGATTCGAAGGATTCACCGATCCATTCGGAACAGAAAAGGACGCAGGGTACCACCTTGCAAATTCCCTGTATGCCATTGGTTCCGGCGGAATAACCGGTCTTGGTCTTGGGAACAGTGTTCAGAAATACGGCTATCTGCCGGAGTCGCATACGGATTTTATCATGTCCATAGTGGCAGAGGAACTGGGGATATTTGGAGTTCTGTTCGTGCTGAGTCTGCTCGGGGTCCTTATATTTAAAGGGTTTTACATCGCAAGGAAATGCGAGGATGCTTTTGGAACTCTCTTGGCTATAGGGATTTCAAGTATGATTGCCATTCAGGCTGGAATTAATCTTGGCGGTATGACAGGTTTAATTCCTATTACCGGGGTAACACTGCCTTTCATCAGCTATGGAGGCTCCTCCATGCTTGTGCTGATGATTTCAGCCGGTTTATTAGTGAATGTATCTATGTTCACAAATTATAGAGAAGGATACAAATCAGACGCTGAAAAATCCGTTAGCAAGAAAAGAGAGCAAAATATTCAAAAACCGGTTCAAAACAAAATGTGA
- the pyc gene encoding pyruvate carboxylase has product MQTIQKVLVANRGEIAIRVFRACTELNIRTVAIYSKEDAGAYHRYKADEAYLIGEGKKPIDAYLDIDGIIEIAKANDVDAIHPGYGFLSENIHFARRCEQEGIIFVGPESKHLDMFGDKVKARSQAEAAGIPVIPGSDGPVEHVEDVVKFGEEHGYPFIIKASLGGGGRGMRIVRSKASVKESFERAKSEAKAAFGNDEVYVEKLIENPKHIEVQIIGDKSGNIVHLYERDCSIQRRHQKVVEVAPSVSLSEDFRLAICEAAVKLMKKVEYVNAGTVEFLVSGDEYYFIEVNPRVQVEHTITEMITGIDIVQTQLMVAEGLALNSREIGIPSQEHIHTNGFAIQSRVTTEDPLNNFMPDTGKIMVYRSGGGFGVRLDAGNGFQGAVITPYYDSLLVKVSTWALTFEQAASKMVRNLKEFRIRGIKTNIPFLENVVKHEQFLSGVYNTTFIDSSPELFIFPKRKDRGTKMLSYIGNVTVNGFPGIGKKKKPVFETPPVPGIARLEQFPSGTKNILEERGADGLVSWIKEQPQVLLTDTTFRDAHQSLLATRLRTIDIKKIAEPTAKLAPELFSLEMWGGATFDVAYRFLKEDPWDRLLTVRKQVPNVLLQMLLRASNAVGYKNYPDNVIKEFVEKSSNAGIDVFRIFDSLNWVKGMTLAIDAVRDSGKLAEAAICYTGDILDPSRRKYDLTYYKNLAKELQESGAHILAIKDMAGLLKPQAAYDLISALKETVEIPIHLHTHDTSGNGTFMYAKAAEAGVDIVDVAVSSMAGLTSQPSASTFYYALSGMERQPKVNVEVLEQLSHYWEGVRKYYQDFESGMIAPHTEVYQHEMPGGQYSNLQQQAKAVGLGDRWGEVKEMYQRVNTLFGDIVKVTPSSKVVGDLALFMVQNNLSEDDIYERGESLDFPDSVVEMFEGYLGQPHGGFPKELQRIILKGKEPIEVRPGELLKPVDFDKSKEELFQILNRPVTSFEAIAHALYPKVFLDYAKTFEQFGDVSVLDTPTFLYGMRLGEEVEVVIERGKTLIVKLVSIGEPHADGTRVVYFELNGQPREVVIKDESIKSAVAAKAKADHANPEHIGASMPGTVIKVLVENGETVNKGDHLMITEAMKMETTVQAPYTGVVKGIHVSNGEAIQTGDLLIELSN; this is encoded by the coding sequence ATGCAAACAATCCAAAAAGTGCTTGTAGCTAACAGAGGAGAAATTGCAATTCGTGTTTTCAGGGCTTGTACAGAATTGAATATTAGAACCGTTGCCATCTATTCAAAAGAAGATGCAGGGGCTTATCATCGGTACAAAGCGGATGAAGCCTACCTGATAGGTGAAGGGAAAAAACCAATCGATGCCTACTTGGACATTGATGGGATTATCGAAATCGCAAAGGCGAATGACGTAGATGCGATTCATCCCGGTTATGGTTTTCTTTCTGAAAACATTCATTTTGCAAGAAGATGCGAGCAGGAAGGCATTATTTTTGTTGGGCCTGAATCAAAGCACTTAGATATGTTTGGAGATAAAGTTAAGGCAAGAAGCCAGGCTGAAGCAGCAGGCATACCTGTAATTCCTGGAAGCGACGGGCCGGTTGAGCATGTTGAGGATGTTGTAAAATTCGGGGAAGAGCACGGATATCCTTTTATTATTAAAGCATCCCTTGGCGGAGGCGGACGCGGCATGAGAATCGTCCGGTCCAAAGCAAGTGTGAAAGAATCATTTGAACGCGCCAAATCTGAAGCGAAGGCTGCTTTTGGCAATGATGAAGTTTATGTAGAAAAACTGATTGAAAATCCGAAGCATATAGAAGTCCAGATTATAGGAGACAAGAGCGGGAATATCGTTCATTTATATGAGCGCGACTGTTCGATCCAAAGGCGCCATCAAAAAGTTGTTGAAGTGGCACCAAGTGTTTCCTTAAGTGAAGACTTCAGACTGGCTATTTGTGAGGCAGCAGTCAAACTGATGAAAAAAGTAGAATACGTGAATGCGGGGACAGTAGAATTCCTGGTTTCCGGGGACGAATATTACTTTATCGAGGTTAATCCCCGAGTTCAGGTTGAACATACCATTACAGAGATGATTACAGGGATTGATATTGTACAGACCCAGCTCATGGTGGCAGAAGGTCTTGCTCTGAATAGCAGGGAGATTGGCATTCCATCCCAAGAACATATACATACAAATGGGTTTGCTATTCAATCCCGTGTAACGACGGAGGATCCATTAAACAACTTTATGCCGGACACTGGGAAAATTATGGTTTACCGTTCAGGCGGCGGCTTCGGCGTGCGGCTTGATGCCGGGAATGGATTCCAGGGGGCAGTCATTACGCCTTACTACGATTCCCTTTTGGTGAAGGTTTCTACATGGGCATTGACGTTTGAACAGGCTGCTTCAAAAATGGTCCGGAATTTGAAGGAATTCAGGATTCGCGGAATCAAGACCAACATCCCGTTCCTTGAAAATGTAGTTAAGCATGAACAATTTTTAAGCGGGGTGTATAATACGACATTTATTGACAGCTCTCCTGAATTGTTTATTTTCCCTAAAAGGAAAGACCGGGGAACGAAGATGCTCAGCTATATTGGAAATGTAACAGTGAATGGGTTCCCGGGCATAGGCAAGAAAAAGAAACCTGTATTTGAAACGCCTCCTGTTCCAGGAATTGCCCGTCTTGAGCAATTTCCTTCCGGCACGAAAAACATACTGGAAGAGCGCGGAGCAGACGGTCTGGTCAGCTGGATCAAGGAACAGCCTCAAGTGCTTTTAACTGATACCACATTCCGTGATGCTCATCAGTCCTTATTGGCGACCCGTCTCAGAACAATCGATATTAAGAAAATTGCAGAACCGACTGCAAAGCTTGCTCCCGAGCTGTTTTCTCTGGAAATGTGGGGAGGAGCCACTTTTGATGTGGCCTATCGTTTTCTGAAGGAAGATCCGTGGGACCGCTTGCTGACGGTTAGGAAGCAGGTTCCGAATGTCCTGCTGCAAATGCTGCTGCGTGCATCTAACGCGGTTGGATATAAAAACTATCCGGATAATGTGATAAAAGAATTCGTTGAAAAATCGTCAAACGCAGGTATCGATGTGTTCAGAATTTTTGACAGTCTGAACTGGGTTAAAGGGATGACGCTTGCAATAGATGCTGTTCGTGACAGCGGAAAGCTTGCAGAAGCAGCAATTTGCTACACAGGAGACATACTCGATCCATCCCGCCGCAAATATGATTTGACATATTACAAGAATTTAGCGAAAGAACTTCAAGAGTCCGGTGCACACATTTTGGCAATCAAGGATATGGCAGGGCTTTTAAAGCCTCAAGCTGCCTATGATTTGATTTCTGCATTGAAAGAGACGGTAGAGATTCCCATTCACCTGCATACACATGACACGAGCGGAAACGGTACGTTCATGTATGCTAAGGCAGCAGAGGCAGGCGTTGATATCGTGGACGTAGCGGTAAGTTCAATGGCGGGTCTGACTTCACAGCCAAGCGCCAGCACATTTTACTACGCTCTATCCGGGATGGAGCGGCAGCCAAAAGTAAATGTTGAAGTTTTAGAACAGCTGTCCCACTACTGGGAAGGTGTCCGCAAGTATTATCAGGACTTCGAAAGCGGAATGATTGCCCCGCACACAGAGGTGTACCAGCATGAAATGCCGGGCGGACAGTACAGCAATCTTCAGCAGCAGGCAAAAGCAGTCGGACTTGGAGACCGCTGGGGTGAAGTAAAAGAAATGTACCAGCGTGTAAATACACTTTTCGGAGACATTGTGAAAGTTACACCATCCTCAAAGGTGGTTGGTGACTTAGCCTTATTCATGGTTCAAAACAATTTATCTGAGGATGATATTTATGAGCGCGGAGAATCACTGGATTTCCCTGATTCTGTTGTGGAAATGTTTGAAGGGTATCTTGGACAGCCGCACGGCGGATTTCCGAAAGAACTGCAGCGCATTATCCTGAAGGGCAAAGAGCCGATTGAAGTGCGTCCGGGGGAGCTTCTTAAGCCGGTGGATTTTGATAAGAGCAAGGAAGAGCTGTTCCAGATACTGAACAGACCTGTAACGAGCTTTGAAGCAATTGCTCATGCCCTGTATCCTAAAGTATTCCTGGATTATGCAAAAACGTTCGAGCAATTTGGAGATGTATCGGTATTGGATACCCCGACTTTCCTTTATGGGATGAGACTTGGTGAAGAGGTCGAAGTGGTAATTGAACGAGGGAAGACTTTGATCGTCAAGCTTGTTTCAATCGGTGAGCCTCATGCAGATGGGACAAGGGTGGTTTATTTTGAATTAAATGGCCAGCCGCGTGAAGTCGTGATCAAGGATGAGAGCATTAAATCTGCGGTCGCAGCAAAAGCAAAAGCAGACCATGCTAATCCGGAGCATATCGGTGCTTCCATGCCGGGGACAGTCATTAAAGTTCTTGTTGAAAACGGCGAAACAGTAAATAAAGGCGACCATTTAATGATCACGGAAGCTATGAAAATGGAAACGACTGTACAGGCCCCTTATACAGGGGTTGTAAAGGGAATTCACGTAAGTAACGGAGAAGCGATTCAAACGGGTGATTTATTAATAGAGCTATCCAATTAA
- a CDS encoding cryptochrome/photolyase family protein translates to MGSVLVWFRRDFRFQDHIALSEALSYCQKNESELVFVFQLNRRFFQESENGLRQQYFMATVKDFGERCRKLGTELLIVEGDTEKAFQQVLKEHDDAEAVFFNLDEAGYGKERDQKMREWFEDREIRVHSFQDAYIHGPNEVLKKDGSIYKVFSPYYKAWKQIDKPVIKKLSFDELGKYVRKTKQISKSAASEIEKLSGGSKSMDWEIGEKAARSQLKTFIEQGLENYPDGRNIPSEKGTSLMSRYLKTGTISPRTVYTAVAQTDGDESSKEAYIRELAFRDFYQMIYASHPKTKDQEFLEAYRSLQWNQDERMLQAWKEGKTGYPIVDAGMRQLNHEGWMHNRLRMITASFLTKDLMIDWRLGEEYFASKLVDYDPGSNIGGWQWAASVGTDAVPYFRVFNPVTQSKRFDKDGNYIRKYVSELKDVSPLYIHEPWKMPQEEQREISCMIGKDYPAPAVDHQEQRKKAIDLFKNDK, encoded by the coding sequence ATGGGAAGTGTGCTTGTATGGTTCCGAAGAGATTTTCGCTTTCAGGATCATATCGCGCTTTCAGAAGCGCTGTCTTATTGTCAAAAAAATGAAAGCGAGCTTGTCTTTGTTTTTCAGCTGAACCGCCGTTTTTTTCAGGAATCGGAAAATGGTCTCAGGCAACAGTATTTTATGGCAACAGTCAAGGATTTTGGTGAAAGATGCCGCAAGCTTGGAACGGAGCTGCTGATTGTAGAAGGGGACACGGAGAAGGCGTTTCAGCAGGTGCTGAAAGAGCATGATGATGCTGAAGCTGTATTCTTTAATCTGGATGAAGCGGGATATGGGAAAGAAAGAGATCAGAAAATGAGAGAATGGTTTGAAGATAGAGAGATTAGAGTTCATTCATTTCAGGATGCATACATACATGGCCCAAACGAAGTATTGAAAAAGGATGGCTCCATTTACAAAGTGTTTTCGCCTTATTACAAAGCTTGGAAACAAATAGATAAGCCTGTGATAAAAAAACTCTCGTTCGATGAACTTGGTAAATACGTCCGTAAAACCAAACAGATTTCAAAGAGTGCAGCATCAGAAATAGAAAAGCTTTCGGGCGGTTCAAAAAGCATGGATTGGGAGATTGGAGAAAAAGCTGCCCGGTCACAGCTGAAAACCTTTATAGAGCAAGGGCTTGAGAATTACCCAGATGGACGGAATATTCCATCGGAAAAGGGGACAAGCCTTATGTCCAGGTATTTAAAAACAGGAACGATTTCACCCAGGACGGTTTATACGGCAGTCGCCCAGACAGATGGGGATGAGAGCAGTAAAGAAGCGTATATTAGGGAACTGGCATTCAGGGACTTTTACCAGATGATCTACGCCAGCCATCCCAAAACGAAGGATCAGGAGTTTCTGGAAGCCTACAGATCTCTCCAATGGAATCAGGATGAACGGATGCTTCAAGCTTGGAAAGAGGGCAAAACAGGGTACCCGATTGTAGATGCAGGGATGAGGCAGCTGAATCATGAAGGGTGGATGCATAATCGGCTTCGGATGATTACTGCATCCTTCTTGACGAAGGATTTAATGATTGACTGGCGTCTTGGAGAAGAATACTTTGCTTCCAAGCTCGTGGACTATGATCCCGGATCGAATATTGGCGGCTGGCAATGGGCAGCTTCTGTAGGAACGGATGCTGTTCCGTATTTCAGAGTCTTCAACCCTGTTACCCAGTCGAAGCGATTTGATAAGGACGGAAATTACATACGCAAATATGTGAGCGAGCTGAAGGATGTTTCTCCCTTGTATATACATGAACCATGGAAAATGCCTCAAGAAGAACAGAGAGAAATTTCCTGTATGATAGGGAAGGACTATCCTGCGCCGGCCGTCGATCATCAGGAGCAGAGGAAAAAAGCAATTGATCTTTTTAAAAATGATAAATAA
- a CDS encoding COX15/CtaA family protein, translating to MNRLKRVIALKWLAVITTLVMLVVLLGGALVTKTGSGMGCGRSWPLCHGKFVLLPGDITPELIIELSHRAASAAAGLLVIALAIASWRLIGHIRETKFLAVLSVVFLLLQALLGAGAVVWGQSSAMKAIHFGVSLISFASVLLLALLIFEVDRKFDTNTLVIDRKMKFHMIGVLIYSYIVVYTGAYVRHRGASLSCSSWPLCNDGSAMPMRFQEWVQMGHRFAAGLIFVWIAYAAWQAIKHYKHQKVVYWGWIICFILVSLQALSGALIVLTQLNLAISLAHAIFISCLFGVLSYFLLLVSRSNANMRNQ from the coding sequence GTGAATCGTTTGAAACGTGTTATCGCGTTAAAATGGCTGGCTGTCATCACGACACTAGTTATGCTAGTTGTGCTGCTTGGCGGTGCGTTAGTTACAAAAACCGGTTCAGGAATGGGCTGCGGGCGATCCTGGCCTCTATGCCATGGGAAATTCGTACTTCTTCCCGGTGACATCACTCCTGAGCTGATAATCGAATTAAGCCACAGGGCGGCAAGTGCAGCGGCAGGGCTCCTTGTTATAGCTCTTGCCATTGCTTCCTGGAGGCTCATTGGACATATAAGGGAGACAAAGTTTTTAGCTGTCCTGTCGGTCGTTTTTCTTTTGCTTCAGGCCCTGCTTGGTGCAGGAGCGGTCGTATGGGGGCAATCCAGTGCAATGAAAGCCATCCATTTCGGTGTATCGCTTATTTCTTTTGCATCCGTGCTGTTGCTCGCTCTCCTCATTTTTGAGGTTGACAGAAAGTTTGACACCAACACTCTTGTAATTGACAGGAAAATGAAATTCCATATGATTGGCGTGCTTATCTACAGTTACATTGTCGTCTATACAGGCGCCTATGTCCGCCACAGGGGTGCAAGCCTTTCCTGTTCCAGCTGGCCTCTATGCAATGATGGATCCGCAATGCCCATGCGATTCCAGGAATGGGTGCAGATGGGCCATAGGTTTGCTGCAGGCCTTATATTTGTTTGGATTGCCTATGCAGCCTGGCAGGCTATCAAGCATTATAAGCATCAGAAGGTTGTTTACTGGGGATGGATTATTTGCTTCATTCTCGTATCCCTTCAGGCCCTTTCAGGTGCTCTCATTGTCCTGACCCAGCTAAATCTTGCCATTTCTTTGGCACATGCTATATTCATCTCATGTCTGTTTGGGGTATTAAGCTACTTCCTCCTGCTTGTATCAAGAAGCAATGCAAATATGAGAAATCAATAA
- the cyoE gene encoding heme o synthase, whose translation MPNSRTAAETAMSEHGPHEITKASAWKDFLALIKIGIVNSNMITAFAGLWLAFYFSGQSFLASLDTVVFALVGSALVMAGSCAVNNYYDRDIDPIMERTKNRPTVTGKYEPNQALWIGIFLIALGMAALLMTTMMAALIGAIGVFSYVFLYTMWSKRRYTINTVIGSIPGAVPPLIGWTAVDPHITVQAMVLFMIMFIWQPPHFLALAMKRVEEYRAAKIPMLPVVRGFAMTKRQMMVWVACLLPLPFYLYDLGIGFLILATVLNVGWIALALSGFKIKDDLVWAKWMFIYSLNYLTILFVSMILFTIV comes from the coding sequence ATGCCGAATTCGAGGACAGCTGCCGAAACAGCGATGAGCGAACACGGTCCTCATGAGATCACTAAGGCTTCCGCCTGGAAGGACTTCCTGGCTCTCATAAAAATAGGAATTGTTAATTCCAATATGATCACAGCCTTTGCCGGGCTATGGCTGGCTTTTTATTTCAGCGGACAAAGCTTTTTGGCTTCGCTTGATACAGTGGTGTTTGCGCTCGTGGGATCTGCGCTGGTTATGGCTGGTTCATGCGCAGTAAACAATTACTATGACAGGGATATTGATCCGATCATGGAAAGGACCAAAAACCGTCCTACTGTTACAGGGAAGTATGAACCAAACCAAGCGCTTTGGATTGGGATTTTTCTAATTGCACTTGGCATGGCCGCCCTGCTCATGACAACCATGATGGCAGCATTGATTGGAGCAATTGGAGTATTTTCGTATGTATTTCTCTATACAATGTGGTCGAAGAGACGCTACACGATCAACACTGTAATTGGAAGCATACCGGGTGCGGTTCCGCCGCTGATCGGATGGACAGCAGTAGACCCGCATATCACTGTTCAGGCAATGGTCCTGTTCATGATTATGTTTATCTGGCAGCCGCCGCATTTTCTCGCTCTTGCTATGAAAAGAGTGGAGGAATACCGTGCAGCTAAAATACCGATGCTTCCGGTTGTACGCGGATTTGCTATGACAAAGAGACAGATGATGGTCTGGGTAGCCTGCCTGCTTCCGCTGCCATTCTACCTTTATGATCTGGGCATTGGATTTCTGATCTTGGCTACCGTGCTTAATGTAGGCTGGATTGCACTGGCACTTTCAGGCTTTAAAATAAAGGATGACCTCGTTTGGGCTAAATGGATGTTTATTTACTCACTCAACTATTTAACGATCCTCTTCGTATCTATGATCCTCTTCACGATCGTTTAA